The Nitrospira sp. KM1 genome includes a window with the following:
- a CDS encoding response regulator: MNLPKESRPSILIVDDEDQVRRLIRSTFEEAGYRVTEASNGKDALTQYRMAPTDLVITDILMPDQDGLECITTLRRESPHVKIIAITGGSDMIGVLGFLDVAKMLGAHRTLQKPFEMKSLLAAAESALQT; encoded by the coding sequence ATGAATCTCCCAAAGGAATCTCGGCCCTCAATCCTCATTGTCGACGACGAAGATCAGGTGCGCCGGTTGATCCGGAGTACCTTCGAAGAGGCGGGATATCGTGTAACAGAGGCCAGTAATGGGAAAGATGCCTTGACGCAATATCGCATGGCACCCACCGATCTCGTCATCACCGATATTCTCATGCCGGATCAAGACGGGCTTGAATGCATTACCACCCTGCGGCGCGAATCCCCGCATGTGAAGATCATTGCGATCACCGGCGGCAGCGACATGATCGGCGTCTTGGGGTTCCTCGACGTGGCCAAAATGTTGGGGGCGCATCGGACTCTCCAAAAGCCGTTTGAGATGAAATCTCTCCTCGCTGCAGCCGAATCGGCGCTCCAGACCTAA
- a CDS encoding HAD family phosphatase — MTSVAALFDVDNTLLPGQASEIRFFRYLWRKGFVGWLELKRSVAWVVGKRTFSIHPLRERKLYLAGKHRFEIEAHARDFFRNEMVGRVSSKARDRLDAHRQAGHHLILVTAAPDFLIIPLAELLNVPTLFAARLERLDGVYTGRVLPPLPYGRGKQELIVAHAREKDIDLKNSFAYGDSPGDVELLESVGYPVVVNPIRGMRQIASRRSWPVVGWNS, encoded by the coding sequence GTGACTTCTGTCGCGGCATTATTCGACGTAGACAACACCTTACTGCCCGGACAGGCCAGCGAAATCAGGTTTTTTCGCTATCTCTGGCGCAAAGGCTTCGTCGGGTGGCTCGAGCTCAAAAGGAGTGTGGCGTGGGTGGTCGGGAAGAGAACATTCTCCATCCATCCGCTGCGGGAAAGGAAATTGTATTTGGCCGGCAAGCATCGGTTCGAAATCGAGGCCCATGCCCGCGACTTTTTTCGAAATGAAATGGTCGGACGTGTCTCGTCGAAGGCCCGCGACCGGCTCGACGCCCATCGACAGGCCGGCCATCACCTGATCTTAGTGACGGCTGCTCCGGATTTCTTGATCATTCCTTTGGCGGAACTTCTGAACGTTCCTACGCTGTTTGCCGCCAGACTCGAACGACTCGATGGCGTCTACACGGGCCGTGTCCTTCCTCCGCTCCCTTACGGCCGCGGCAAACAGGAGTTGATCGTGGCACATGCACGCGAAAAAGACATTGATCTCAAGAATTCGTTTGCATACGGCGATAGTCCGGGAGATGTCGAGTTGCTGGAATCAGTGGGATACCCGGTCGTCGTCAATCCCATCCGGGGAATGAGACAGATCGCGAGCCGTCGGAGCTGGCCGGTTGTAGGATGGAACTCATGA
- the queE gene encoding 7-carboxy-7-deazaguanine synthase QueE gives MRITEIFHSIQGESSYVGMPCVFVRLTGCPLRCNWCDTEYAFHGGTEWSIDTLLTKVSSYNCPLVEVTGGEPLAQPEVFLFITKLCDEGYTVLIETSGVLDIEPVDRRAHVILDVKCPASGMADRMNWSNLSKLEAKDEVKFVLGDRRDYDWARDVIDRFDLIKRCPILMSPVFGSVEPRQLADWVLEDQLPVRFQLQIHKFIWAPDMRGV, from the coding sequence ATGCGAATTACGGAAATCTTCCATAGCATTCAGGGCGAGTCATCCTATGTGGGAATGCCCTGCGTGTTCGTGCGGCTTACCGGATGCCCGCTTCGTTGCAATTGGTGTGATACGGAATATGCCTTTCATGGCGGAACAGAGTGGTCGATCGACACGTTACTCACGAAGGTGTCTTCCTACAATTGTCCCCTGGTAGAAGTGACCGGAGGAGAGCCGCTCGCGCAGCCTGAAGTGTTCCTGTTCATTACAAAGCTCTGCGACGAAGGATACACAGTATTGATTGAAACGAGCGGGGTGCTCGACATCGAACCAGTTGACAGGCGGGCGCATGTCATCCTGGATGTCAAATGTCCGGCCAGCGGGATGGCGGACCGGATGAACTGGTCGAATCTGTCCAAGCTGGAGGCAAAGGACGAGGTCAAATTCGTATTGGGAGACCGGCGTGATTACGACTGGGCACGTGATGTCATAGACCGGTTTGATCTTATCAAGCGCTGCCCCATTTTGATGAGTCCCGTCTTTGGGAGCGTTGAACCTCGGCAGCTTGCCGATTGGGTGCTGGAGGATCAACTCCCCGTGCGGTTTCAATTGCAAATTCACAAATTCATCTGGGCTCCCGACATGCGAGGGGTGTAG